Sequence from the Acidihalobacter prosperus genome:
TGTGGTGCTGAATAAAGAAGGGATTGGCGCGCCGGGTTTCACCCAGCCTGGATGGCCTGGATCAGGTTTTGCGTTCCCATCAGGTTCATCATGCGCTTGAGGTTGTAGGCCAATACATGCAGGCTCATCTCGGTACTCACATGTTCCAGGGTTCGGGTCAGGAAGTGCGTGTGGCCCATCCATGATTTAATCGTTCCGAATGGATGCTCGACCGTTTGTCTTCGGATGCGCATGCTCTGCGGCGCCTGATCCAGACGTCTTTGCATGGCTTCGAGGACATCCTGATGCTCCCAACGACTGACCCGTCGATAATCACCGGGCGTGCATTGGGATTTAATGTCGCACCGTGGGCAATGTGAGCTCCAGTAACGATGGATCTTCAGGCCACCTTCTGTGCTGACATAACGCCAGATCAAACGTTGTCCGGCAGGACAGCGATATTCATTGTTGGTCGCATCATAGATAAAGTCCGCCTTGTCGAAGCGGCCATCAGCTCGGGCGCCCGACGTCGTGGTCTTCGGCACGATGGCGGTAATGCCCGCCTCATGACAGGCCAGGATCTGTTCGCTTTTGTAATACCCCCGATCCGCAATGACTGTCAGATCCGTTTCACCCGTGGCCGTTCGAGCGTGTTCTGCCATCGTTGTGAGCTGGTCACGATCACTGCCGTGCGAGGTCACCGCATGGGCGACAATCAGGTGATGTTGCGCATCAACCGCAGTCTGGACGTTATAACCAACGATCCCTGCGCCACGGCTCTTCATGGAACGTGCATCCGG
This genomic interval carries:
- a CDS encoding IS1182 family transposase — encoded protein: MKRFIEGQSRTQSVLFPEVLDDYVSDANPVRVVDVFVDELDLGALGFAGVEPASTGRPGYHPAVLLKLYIYGYLNRVQSSRRLEREAQRNVELMWLTGRLMPDHKTIARFRQEHGQAIGNVCRQFVYLCRQLGLFSEALVAIDGSKFKAVNNRDRNFTKAKLKRRMEEIDKSIQRYLVDLDTADRQEDEVARAQSGRLQDKILALKSQMKQLQAIETELNASPDGQLSQTDPDARSMKSRGAGIVGYNVQTAVDAQHHLIVAHAVTSHGSDRDQLTTMAEHARTATGETDLTVIADRGYYKSEQILACHEAGITAIVPKTTTSGARADGRFDKADFIYDATNNEYRCPAGQRLIWRYVSTEGGLKIHRYWSSHCPRCDIKSQCTPGDYRRVSRWEHQDVLEAMQRRLDQAPQSMRIRRQTVEHPFGTIKSWMGHTHFLTRTLEHVSTEMSLHVLAYNLKRMMNLMGTQNLIQAIQAG